TTCACCGTCGACCGGCACAGCCTCGAGGCGGTCGTGAACGCGGACGAGCTGAACCGCGAGGTGGACCGCCCCGACCTGCTCGCGGCCGCGTGCCTCCTGCACGACATCGGCAAGGGTGTGCCGGGCGACCACAGCGAGGTCGGCGAGCCGATGGCCGTCGCGATCGCTCGGCGCTGGGGCTTCGACGAGTCCGATGCCGCCACGATCGGCTGGCTCGTGCGGCGCCACCTGCTGCTGCCCACCATCGCCACCCGCCGGGACATCGAGGACCCCGTCACCGCGTCGAACGTCGCGGAGTTCGTCCCTGACGAGGCGGCGCTCGACCTGCTGTCCGCCCTCACCACCTGCGACGCGCGCGCCACGAGCGCGGCGGCCTGGAGCGACTGGCGGCGCAGCCTCGTGGAGGGGCTCGTGCGCAAGGTGCGGGACCACCTCCGCGGCACGGAGCTGCCCGCCTCGACGTACGCGGGCTGGCCCGCCCACGTGCCGCTGCCGGACCTCGACCGCGAGGCGGTGGGGGAGTTCAGTCTCTCGGTCGAGCCGCACCATGACGGCTCGCTGCTGACGATCGCCGTGCCCGACCGCCAGGGCATGCTGGCCGACCTCGCAGGCGGGCTCACAGTGGCCGGCCTGAACATCCGGTCGTGCCGCACCATCACGGTGGACGACGTGGCGGCCACGCTGTGGGAGGTCACCCGGCCGGGGGTCGATGCCACCACGCTGGCCGAGCGCATCCGCCCGGTCCTGGAGGGTCGCGTCGATCTCGCCCAGCGTCTGGCGTACCGGCTCGAGCGGGACGAGTACGAGCCGCGCGTCAACGTCCTCGACGCGCTCGAGCAGACCGCGACGCTGCTCCAGGTCCGCACCCTCGACCGGCGCGGGCTGATGTGGACGGTGAGCCACACGATCGCGGCGCTGGGCCACCACATCCGCTCGGTGCACCTGTCGACGTACGGCGACGAGGCCCGCGACGTGTTCTACGTGACCGGCGACGACAACGCCGCCCTGGGCGACGACGCGGCCCTCGCGTTGCGCCAGGCGGTGAGTGACGCCCTCGCCTGACGGGCGCTCGGCTACTCTGGGGACCTATGTTCGATTCGCTGCAGGACCGGCTCCAGTCGGCATTCAAGGGACTCCGCGGCAAGGGCAAGCTGTCCGATGCCGACATCGACGCTGTCGCCCGCGAGATCCGCGTCGCGCTGCTCGACGCCGACGTCGCGGTGCCCGTCGTGCGCGAGTTCATCGCGAACGTCAAGGAGCGCGCCCGCGGCGCCGAGGTGAGTCAGGCGCTCAACCCGGCGCAGCAGGTCATCAAGATCGTCAACGACGAGCTCGTGCGCATCCTCGGCGGCGAGACGCGCCGCATCCGCTTCGCCAAGAACCCGCCGACCGTGATCATGCTCGCCGGCCTGCAGGGCGCCGGCAAGACCACGCTCGCGGGCAAGCTCGGTCGCTGGCTCAAGGCGCAGGGTCACTCGCCGATGCTCGTCGCGGCCGACCTCCAGCGCCCCAACGCCGTCACGCAGCTGAAGGTCGTCGGCGACCAGGCGGGCGTCACCGTCTTCGCTCCCGAGGCCGGCAACGTCAGCGGCGCCCAGACGGGCTCCGGCACCCAGAGCATCGGCGACCCGGTGCGGGTCGCGCGTGATGCCGTGGCCGAGGCGAAGCGCTCGCTGCACGACGTCGTCGTCATCGACACCGCCGGCCGCCTGGCGATCGACGCGGAGCTGATGAAGCAGGCCGCCGACATCCGCGAGGCCACGCAGCCCGACGAGGTGCTGTTCGTCATCGACGCGATGATCGGCCAGGACGCCGTCGGCACCGCCGAGGCGTTCCTCGAGGGCGTCGACTTCACCGGCGTGGTCCTGTCGAAGCTCGACGGCGACGCCCGCGGTGGTGCCGCCCTGTCGGTGCGCTCGGTCACCGGCCGCCCGATCATGTTCGCCTCCACGGGCGAGAAGCTCGACGAGTTCGACGTCTTCCACCCCGACCGCATGGCCTCGCGCATCCTCGACATGGGCGACGTCATGACCCTCATCGAGCAGGCCGAGAAGGTCTTCGACGCCGATCAGGCGGCGGAGGCCGCCGAGAAGGTCGCCGGCGGCTCCTTCACGCTGGCCGACTTCCTCCAGCAGATGGAGGCCCTGTCGAAGATGGGGTCGATGAGCAAGATGCTCGGGATGCTGCCGGGCATGGGCCAGTTCAAGGACCAGCTCGCGAACTTCGACGAGAAGGACATCGACAAGATCAAGGCGATCATCCGCTCGATGACGCCCTCCGAGCGCGACAACCCCAAGATCATCGACGGCTCGCGCCGCGCCCGCATCGCCCGTGGCTCGGGCACGCAGGTCAGCGACGTCAACCAGCTCGTCACCCGCTTCTTCGAGGCCGCCAAGATGATGCAGCGGATGGCCAAGGGCGGCGGGGTGCCCGGCATGGGCGCCATGCCCGGGATGCCCGGGATGGGTGCGGGGAAGCGCGCCGGGGCCAAGCAGCCCAAGCAGAACAACAAGAAGAAGGGCAAGCGCGTCTCGGGCAACCCCGCCAAGCGCGCCGCGGCCGCCCAGGCCGAGCCGGCGAAGCCCGCCGGGGCCGGCGCGTTCGGCTTCGACCAGAACGCCGCCGCCGACGACTTCGAGCTGCCGAAGGAACTGCGCGACCTGCTCTGACGCGACTTGGTCCACTCCCGGGCGTAGCGTGAGGGCCATGAGTCCGCCGCTGGTCGTGGTCATGGGGATCTCGGGGGTCGGCAAGTCCGCGGTGGGTCACGCGGTCGCCGACGATTCAGGCGTTCCGTACGCCGACGGTGACGACTACCACCCGAAGGCCAACATCGAGAAGATGTCGGCCGGCCACGCGTTGACCGACGAGGACCGGTGGCCCTGGCTCGACCTGATCGGCGGCTGGCTCGCCGAGCACGACGCGGGCGGCGGCGTGATCAGCTGCTCCGCGCTGCGCCGGGTGTACCGCGACGTGCTGATCCGGCACGCGCCTCGCACCGTGTTCCTGCACCTCGTGGGCGACCACCAGCTGATCCTGTCCCGCATGCAGGGACGCGACCACTTCATGCCGGTCTCGCTGCTGGAGTCGCAGGAGGCCACCCTCGAGCCGCTCGAGGCCGATGAGAACGGCGTCGTCTTCGACGTCACCGAGACGCCGGAGAGGATCGCCACGGCGTTCCTGCTCTGGCTGCGCACGAGGGAGAACCTGACATGAGCGAATCGACCCAGCTGATCCTCGCGGCCCTCGCCGGCATCGCCGCGATCGTCGCGCTGATCACCGTCGCCAAGCTGCACCCGTTCCTGAGCCTGACGATCGGTTCGCTGGTCGTCGGCGCCGTCGCGGGGGAGCCCATGGCCGACGTGCTCCTGAGCTTCTCCAAGGGCGTGGGCGAGACCGTGGCGGGCGTGGGCATGCTGATCGCCCTCGGCGCGATGTTCGGCAAGATCCTCGCCGACTCGGGCGGGGCCGACCAGATCGTCGACACGATCATCTCGCGGTCGTCGGACCGGATGCTGCCCTGGGCGATGGCGGCGATCGGCGCGATCATCGGACTGCCGATGTTCTTCGAGATCGGCCTCGTCCTGCTGATGCCCGTGATCTTCCTGGTCGCCCGGCGCTCCGGGAAGTCGCTCATCGCCCTGGGCATCCCCGCCTTGGCCGGCCTGTCGGCGATGCACGGTTTCGTTCCTCCGCACCCGGGTCCGCTCATCGCCGTGGACGCACTCGGCGCCGACCTGGGCCTGACGCTCGGGCTGGGCGTCCTGGTCGCCATCCCGACGATCATCGTCGCGGGACCGATGTTCGCGCTGGTCGCCGCCCGCTGGGTCGACGTGCCCACCCCGCAGCTCTTCGACGTCGAGGAGTCCGAGCGCGGCACGAAGCGCCCCTCCTTCGCCATCACGCTGGCCACGGTCCTGCTGCCGGTGATCCTGATGCTGGCCAAGACGTTCGTCAAGATCTTCGAGATCGGCGGCCCCGTGGGGTCGACGCTGGACTTCATCGGCACCCCGCTGGTCGCGCTGCTGATCTCGGTCCTGGTGGCGCTCGTGACGCTCGGCCGTGCTGGCGGCATGCCCTGGGACACGATGATGGACAGCCTGGGCGCATCGCTCGGGCCCATCGCGGGCATCGTGTTCATCGTCGGTGCCGGCGGCGGCTTCAAGCAGACCCTCATCGACACCGGCATCGCCGACGTCGTGGCCGACTGGGTCGAGGGCTCGAACTTCTCGGTGCTCGTCGTGGCATGGCTCGTGGCGGTGCTGATCCGTCTCGCCACCGGCTCGGCCACGGTCGCCACCGTCACGGCGTCCGGGATCATGGTGCCGCTCGCCGAGGGGCTGAGCACGTCCGAGACCTCGCTCATGGTGCTCGCGATCGGCGCCGGCTCCGTGTTCTTCAGCCACGTCAACGACGCGGGCTTCTGGCTGGTCAAGGAGTACTTCGGCATGAGCATCGGCCAGACGATCAAGACGTGGTCGATCATGGAGACCGTGCTGTCCGTGTCCGGGCTGGGGTTCGTCCTCTTGCTGGGTCTCGTAGTCTGACCGGGTGCTGATCGCGCTCCTGCGCCACCACCTGCGGCCCTACCGGGTGCCGGTCCTGGTGGTGTGCCTCTTCCAACTCGTCCAGACCCTGGCCACGCTGTACCTGCCCGGGCTGAACGCCGACATCATCGACGAGGGCGTGGCGAAGGGCGACGTCGGCCGCATCTGGCAGGTGGGCGGGCTGATGCTCGGCGTCACCGTGCTGCAGGTCGTGTGCAACGTCGTCGCCGTCTTCATCGGCTCGCGCGTCGCGATGGCCGTGGGTCGTGACCTGCGCGCCGAGGTCTTCGGCACGGTGCAGTCGTTCGGCAGCCGCGAGATGGCCTCGTTCGGGCCGCCCACGCTGATCACCCGCAACACGAACGACGTCCAGCAGGTCCAGCTGCTGCTGTTCATGGGGCTGACGATGATGGTCGCCGCCCCGATCACCGGCATCGGCGGGCTGGTGATGGCCCTGCGCGAGGACGTCCAGCTGTCGGCCGTCTTCCTGATCGTCCTGCCCGTGCTCGTCATCTCGCTCGGGCTGATCATCGCGCGGATGCGCCCCCTGTTCCGCCTCATGCAGGAGCGGATCGACACGCTGAACCAGATCATGCGAGAGCAGATCACGGGCGTGCGCGTGGTCCGGGCCTTCGTCCGCGAGGACCAGGAGGCCGCCCGCTTCGCGCACGCGAACGAGCTCAACCGCCAGGTTGCCGTGGGCGCCGGCCGGCTCATGAGCACGTTCTTTCCTCTGCTGATGGGGATCATGAACCTCTCGGTGGTCCTCGCGCTGTGGTGGGGCGCCTCGCGCATCGGTGCGGGCGAGCTGCAGATCGGCCAGCTGACCGCCTTCCAGCAGTACCTGATCCAGACCCTGATGGCCGTCATGATGGCCACCTTCATGTTCATGCTGTGGCCTCGCTCGGAGGTGTCGGCCGAGCGGCTCACCGAGGTGCTGCGCACCGAGCCCGCGATCGACCTCGATCCCGAGGTGCCCAGCGTCGAGCTGTCGCAGGGTCGCGTCGACGTCGAGGGCGCGTCGTTCGCCTATCCGGGTGCGGAGAACGCCGTGATCGAGGACGTGTCGCTCGTGGCCCGGCCGGGGGAGACCACGGCGATCGTGGGCTCCACCGGCAGCGGCAAGACCACCGTGCTCGGACTCGTGGCGCGGCTCTTCGACGTCACGGGTGGCCAGGTCCTGATCGACGGACTCGACGTGCGTGACGTGCGCCCCGCCGACGTCTGGCGGGCCATCGGGCTCGTGCCCCAGAAGGCACTGCTGTTCACCGGCTCGATAGCCGACAACCTGCGGTTCGGCCGGGCCGAGGCGACCGACGACGAGCTCTGGGACGCGCTGCGCATCGCGCAGGCCGAGGACTTCGTCCGCGCGATGCCCGACGGGCTCGAGTCACCCGTGAGCCAGGGCGGCTCGAACTTCTCCGGCGGGCAGCGCCAGCGGCTCGCGATCGCCCGCGCGATCGTCAAGCGCCCCCGGATCTACCTGTTCGACGACTCCTTCTCCGCGCTGGACTACGCGACCGACGCCGCCCTGCGGGCCGCCCTGAAGCCGGTCACGGCGGACGCCGCCGTCGTGATCGTCGCCCAGCGGATCAGCACGATCCGCCAGGCCGACCGGATCGTCGTGCTCGACGAGGGTCGCGCCGTCGGCACCGGCACGCACGAGGAGCTCATGGAGACCTGCGAGGTCTACCGCGAGATCGTCCTGTCGCAGCTGTCGCCGGAGGAGGCCCGATGAGCTGGCACGGGGCACCCCAGAAGCCCGCGAGGGCGAACAACTTCCGCGCCACGTTCGGCCGCGTCTTCCGCAGGCTGCTGCTGGACCGCACGCTGGTGTTCGCGCTGGCCGCGTTCGGCCTGATCGGCGTGGCGCTGTCGGTCATCGGCCCGAAGATCCTGGGGCACGCCACGGACATCATCTTCGACGGCTTCGTCTCGAGCCAGTTCCCCGAGGGCATGACCAAGGCCGAGGCCGTCGCGTCCCTGGAGGCCGACGGACAGGACCAGCTGGCCCAGCTCGTCGGCGCGCTCGACCTCCAGCCGGGTCAGGGCATCGACATGGGCGCGCTCGGCACGGTCCTGGCGATCGTCACCGCGATCTACGTCGTGGCGTCGCTGTTCATGTGGCTGCAGGGCGTGCTGGCCACCACGGTCGTCCAGCGCATGGTCGCGGATCTGCGCAACGACGTGGAGGACCAGCTCAACCATCTGCCGCTGGCCCACCTCGACCGCCAGGAGCGCGGCGAGATCATGTCGCGCACGACGAACGACCTCGACAACCTGGCCCAGTCGCTGCAGCAGACGCTGAGCCAGATGATCACCAGCATCCTCATGGTGATCGGCACGCTGGCGATGATGTTCTGGATCTCGCCGCTGCTGACGATCATCGCCCTCGTGACGATCCCCGTGGCGATCCTGATCACGGGTGGCGTCATGAAGCGCTCCCAGCCGCAGTTCGTGGCGCAGTGGACGCAGACCGGCCGGCTCAACGCGATCATCGAGGAGTCGTTCACCGGCCACGAGGTCGTCAAGGTCTTCGGACGCCAGCGGGTGGCCGAGGAGGAGTTCGCCGCGACGAACGACGAGCTGTTCGGGGCATCGTTCCGGGCCCAGTTCATCTCGGGCGTCATCCAGCCGCTGATGATGTTCGTCTCCAACCTCAACTACGTGCTGGTCGCGGTGGTCGGCGGGCTGCAGGTCGCCAACGGCTCCCTGTCGCTCGGCTCGGTCCAGGCGTTCATCCAGTACTCGCGGCAGTTCACCCAGCCGCTCACGCAGGTCGCCGCGATGGTGAACCTCCTGCAGTCCGGCATGGCCTCGGCCGAGCGGGTGTTCGCGTTCCTCGACGAGGAGCGCGAGCGCCCCGACCGCGTGGACGCTCCCGAGCCCGACCCGCTGCGAGGGCGCGTGGTGTTCGACCACGTCGACTTCTCGTACTCCGACGAGCCGCTGATCGAGGACCTGTCGCTCGTGGCCGAGCCCGGCCAGACCGTCGCGATCGTCGGTCCGACGGGCGCGGGCAAGACCACCCTGACGAACCTCGTGCTGCGCTTCTACGAGGTCGACGGCGGCCGCATCACGCTGGACGGCGTCGACATCGCCGAGATGAGCCGCCGCGAGCTGCGCGACGACTTCGGCGTGGTGCTGCAGGACACGTGGCTGTTCTCCGGCACGATCCGCGAGAACATCGCCTACGGCGCCGACGACCCCTCCGAGGAGCAGATCCTGGCCGCCGCCCAGGCCGCCTCCGTGGACCACTTCGTCCGCACCCTGCCCGACGGGTACGACACGGTGATCACCGACGACGGCGGGGGAGTGAGCGCCGGGCAGCGCCAGCTGCTCACGATCGCGCGCGCGTTCCTGGCCGATCCGGCCATCCTCGTGCTGGACGAGGCGACCAGCTCGGTCGACACCCGCACCGAGGCGC
This genomic interval from Aeromicrobium choanae contains the following:
- the ffh gene encoding signal recognition particle protein, which produces MFDSLQDRLQSAFKGLRGKGKLSDADIDAVAREIRVALLDADVAVPVVREFIANVKERARGAEVSQALNPAQQVIKIVNDELVRILGGETRRIRFAKNPPTVIMLAGLQGAGKTTLAGKLGRWLKAQGHSPMLVAADLQRPNAVTQLKVVGDQAGVTVFAPEAGNVSGAQTGSGTQSIGDPVRVARDAVAEAKRSLHDVVVIDTAGRLAIDAELMKQAADIREATQPDEVLFVIDAMIGQDAVGTAEAFLEGVDFTGVVLSKLDGDARGGAALSVRSVTGRPIMFASTGEKLDEFDVFHPDRMASRILDMGDVMTLIEQAEKVFDADQAAEAAEKVAGGSFTLADFLQQMEALSKMGSMSKMLGMLPGMGQFKDQLANFDEKDIDKIKAIIRSMTPSERDNPKIIDGSRRARIARGSGTQVSDVNQLVTRFFEAAKMMQRMAKGGGVPGMGAMPGMPGMGAGKRAGAKQPKQNNKKKGKRVSGNPAKRAAAAQAEPAKPAGAGAFGFDQNAAADDFELPKELRDLL
- a CDS encoding gluconokinase, giving the protein MSPPLVVVMGISGVGKSAVGHAVADDSGVPYADGDDYHPKANIEKMSAGHALTDEDRWPWLDLIGGWLAEHDAGGGVISCSALRRVYRDVLIRHAPRTVFLHLVGDHQLILSRMQGRDHFMPVSLLESQEATLEPLEADENGVVFDVTETPERIATAFLLWLRTRENLT
- a CDS encoding ABC transporter ATP-binding protein, which produces MSWHGAPQKPARANNFRATFGRVFRRLLLDRTLVFALAAFGLIGVALSVIGPKILGHATDIIFDGFVSSQFPEGMTKAEAVASLEADGQDQLAQLVGALDLQPGQGIDMGALGTVLAIVTAIYVVASLFMWLQGVLATTVVQRMVADLRNDVEDQLNHLPLAHLDRQERGEIMSRTTNDLDNLAQSLQQTLSQMITSILMVIGTLAMMFWISPLLTIIALVTIPVAILITGGVMKRSQPQFVAQWTQTGRLNAIIEESFTGHEVVKVFGRQRVAEEEFAATNDELFGASFRAQFISGVIQPLMMFVSNLNYVLVAVVGGLQVANGSLSLGSVQAFIQYSRQFTQPLTQVAAMVNLLQSGMASAERVFAFLDEERERPDRVDAPEPDPLRGRVVFDHVDFSYSDEPLIEDLSLVAEPGQTVAIVGPTGAGKTTLTNLVLRFYEVDGGRITLDGVDIAEMSRRELRDDFGVVLQDTWLFSGTIRENIAYGADDPSEEQILAAAQAASVDHFVRTLPDGYDTVITDDGGGVSAGQRQLLTIARAFLADPAILVLDEATSSVDTRTEALVQSAMNNLRSGRTSFVVAHRLSTIRDADLIVVMEAGRIVEKGTHEELIAAQGAYQRLYAAQFASSLG
- a CDS encoding GntP family permease, giving the protein MSESTQLILAALAGIAAIVALITVAKLHPFLSLTIGSLVVGAVAGEPMADVLLSFSKGVGETVAGVGMLIALGAMFGKILADSGGADQIVDTIISRSSDRMLPWAMAAIGAIIGLPMFFEIGLVLLMPVIFLVARRSGKSLIALGIPALAGLSAMHGFVPPHPGPLIAVDALGADLGLTLGLGVLVAIPTIIVAGPMFALVAARWVDVPTPQLFDVEESERGTKRPSFAITLATVLLPVILMLAKTFVKIFEIGGPVGSTLDFIGTPLVALLISVLVALVTLGRAGGMPWDTMMDSLGASLGPIAGIVFIVGAGGGFKQTLIDTGIADVVADWVEGSNFSVLVVAWLVAVLIRLATGSATVATVTASGIMVPLAEGLSTSETSLMVLAIGAGSVFFSHVNDAGFWLVKEYFGMSIGQTIKTWSIMETVLSVSGLGFVLLLGLVV
- a CDS encoding ABC transporter ATP-binding protein; protein product: MLIALLRHHLRPYRVPVLVVCLFQLVQTLATLYLPGLNADIIDEGVAKGDVGRIWQVGGLMLGVTVLQVVCNVVAVFIGSRVAMAVGRDLRAEVFGTVQSFGSREMASFGPPTLITRNTNDVQQVQLLLFMGLTMMVAAPITGIGGLVMALREDVQLSAVFLIVLPVLVISLGLIIARMRPLFRLMQERIDTLNQIMREQITGVRVVRAFVREDQEAARFAHANELNRQVAVGAGRLMSTFFPLLMGIMNLSVVLALWWGASRIGAGELQIGQLTAFQQYLIQTLMAVMMATFMFMLWPRSEVSAERLTEVLRTEPAIDLDPEVPSVELSQGRVDVEGASFAYPGAENAVIEDVSLVARPGETTAIVGSTGSGKTTVLGLVARLFDVTGGQVLIDGLDVRDVRPADVWRAIGLVPQKALLFTGSIADNLRFGRAEATDDELWDALRIAQAEDFVRAMPDGLESPVSQGGSNFSGGQRQRLAIARAIVKRPRIYLFDDSFSALDYATDAALRAALKPVTADAAVVIVAQRISTIRQADRIVVLDEGRAVGTGTHEELMETCEVYREIVLSQLSPEEAR